The following proteins are encoded in a genomic region of Debaryomyces hansenii CBS767 chromosome G complete sequence:
- a CDS encoding DEHA2G05874p (similar to uniprot|Q05731 Saccharomyces cerevisiae YDR407C TRS120 Component of the targeting complex), giving the protein MVDRYRYINPSRVRTLVVPINGCTQADFARYLELVRSNANEVRLLDVTPIAQLQYFNPQTFPHGKVMFDYVSHAPEADSIFLHDFEPFRKTFIILGVGKYDEGVTSKEKQTEVLGSLKKWHPSSIVHNVIYFDTPGDVIDDLNPSSDHSTKEVFYHEGSLQHNITALETLMCEVTRNFLTALDSYASSYLNITLRSPVSISDSHNLTKTISKAQKRISSSSGSFKVSFSSTSSTNGATSASDLKSKSQQRHNGRRSKLLGSFYLLAGKYSDALEYFTDSIANLKKCDDYLWLGSALEGIGNSVVMLHFLGISYNLSSSTIISVLQISKSKFNAIASAVSATSVESSSPKRISTDSLSHNSTTNGHLSVPHQTNSPRNSSSSTINFNFATSNIPGSGPDLNSLPIPQLIKLISSKALQYYQLSTSDYENTVPDLVYVESLLRLIKFMICIYLGGNELNSTVMESIVKSIPISNKLSIYSSKDDKSWFSKRDILKEIDKVFSLQLVDMGLIDQCRIYCCLATMYSDLELFRKRAFILRILLVSLLPKLELAAKEKENKIDFDTQRNISIISFEGTSSNGSQVSSIRQIYESLFEIYKINEETESSLDSASHHAQSNWASLQLSLLKLCLKISETIKDYPFLMKLCTLLLTRYSHCLPVDDQCKLKEKIEWLSYMSHKNNSNIVAPYWDPFLVRKVKFISNRNKDELIPFAEYQKTSNNVGLVDGSPSRNISGPSGANQPFVFNPFNKANNTAINKDKLLIKDEIYQLKVSLQNPFSFEIELNDLSIVTDGTIAVQTLKSLVKSTSNNNAYQAPSHNLNSYNRSRPNSINNKMRSAPHITANQKRSQSALFNNNQGQQEISPSLNVFNGTNSTITIGPKSVEHLLVAFKPLESGELNIKGFEVSLSNCQPQFFHIIDKEIYKGLSKVKKFSNINENDHETGDNIIENLIENKVESRAITKILTLTVVPPQPNLSLTSISLTNGWLMLLEGEKYKFSISLSNQSNELINYLSFSFWDSTIEPLNKKLNSIGVNNNQNMSASDIHEIEWLLLKFKPFKILNKDEISSFYKTIEPRGDIKIDYEMTGKRGMNESKIILEYANKQSNDALKSFVKHVHVPLCLSVVPSFDMVGFDLLPLLSSSLQGLEDRESMVQEGDIVQRNLEAVLKFITDVSEKRSEKVSDYCLLVIDLRNSWNEKLQSNLTYQVNSKDKFSVKEDISSGKTTRFLLPIKRISSKEADLTRLIPSLRNKQYIKNYSISEEEDMDMRELFWLRESILEKLTGTWETIPNKSTRRRYGTIELRSLKLTPKMANVLIYSKIQMHHQLFNENEPDISIKRNGSQFRLQTEEFYTLRTTICNDTDTSITGMLRHLPYPLAWPVPPSSIVNSLTTNFAKNQMTIDRRILINGILQTSIGDDSMRPGESRQLDLSFVVLEKGEYEWGSVLDIFNKEGLKIVGREPIYISAS; this is encoded by the coding sequence ATGGTGGATagatatagatatataaatCCTTCGAGAGTTAGGACATTGGTGGTCCCAATTAATGGTTGTACACAAGCAGACTTTGCCAGATATCTCGAATTGGTACGATCAAATGCTAATGAAGTTAGGTTGTTAGACGTAACACCTATAGCTCAATTACAATACTTCAACCCACAGACGTTTCCACACGGGAAAGTGATGTTTGACTATGTGTCGCATGCGCCCGAAGCAGATTCGATCTTTTTGCATGATTTTGAGCCGTTTCGAAAGACGTTTATTATACTTGGGGTTGGGAAGTACGACGAGGGAGTAACGTCGAAGGAGAAGCAGACAGAAGTGCTTGGAAGTTTGAAGAAATGGCATCCCAGCTCGATAGTGCATAATGTTATTTATTTCGATACACCGGGGGACGTAATTGACGATTTAAACCCATCAAGCGATCATTCGACAAAGGAGGTGTTTTACCATGAAGGATCATTACAGCACAATATTACGGCATTAGAAACACTCATGTGTGAGGTTACTAGGAATTTTTTAACGGCATTGGATAGCTACGCATCATCATATTTAAACATAACATTGAGGTCTCCCGTCTCTATAAGCGACAGTCACAATTTAACCAAGACCATAAGTAAAGCGCAGAAAAGGATTAGTTCTAGTTCAGGATCTTTTAAggtttcattttcatcaacgTCCAGCACGAATGGAGCGACATCGGCTTCAGacttgaaatcaaaatccCAACAACGGCACAATGGTAGACGGTCCAAACTCTTGGGTAGTTTCTATTTATTAGCAGGTAAATACTCAGATGCATTAGAGTATTTTACTGATTCCATAGcgaatttgaagaagtgTGACGACTATTTATGGCTTGGTAGTGCCCTAGAAGGTATTGGAAACTCCGTTGTCATGTTACACTTCTTAGGTATATCATACAACTTATCAAGTTCTACCATAATTTCAGTCTTGCAAATCTCCAAGAGTAAATTTAATGCAATAGCATCCGCAGTATCTGCTACGAGCGTGGAGAGTTCTTCTCCAAAAAGGATATCAACTGATTCTTTATCCCATAATAGCACAACAAACGGACATTTATCCGTGCCACATCAAACCAATTCGCCAAGAAACTCAAGCAGTAGTACGataaattttaattttgcaacttcCAATATCCCTGGCTCAGGTCCAGATTTAAACTCTTTACCCATTCCTCaactaataaaattgatttcttcaaaggCTTTACAATATTACCAACTTAGTACCAGTGACTACGAGAATACGGTTCCTGACTTAGTTTATGTGGAGTCATTGTTAAGGCTAATTAAATTTATGATTTGCATATATCTTGGTGGAAATGAGTTGAATTCTACGGTAATGGAAAGCATTGTAAAATCCATACCCATCAGTAACAAACTAAGCATTTATTCAAGTAAAGATGATAAATCGTGGTTTCTGAAACGAGATATACTTAAAGAGATTGATAAAGTGTTTTCTTTACAATTGGTTGATATGGGATTAATTGACCAATGCAGAATTTACTGTTGTTTAGCAACCATGTACAGCGATTTGGAACTATTCAGAAAAAGAGCATTTATCCTTCGAATTTTATTAGTTAGTTTGCTACCTAAATTGGAATTAGCAGCAAAggagaaagaaaataagattgattttgacACTCagagaaatatttcaattatctCCTTTGAGGGTACATCTTCTAATGGAAGCCAGGTGTCCAGTATTAGACAAATATATGAATCTTTGTTTGAGATctataaaataaatgagGAAACAGAAAGTTCATTGGATTCTGCTTCACATCATGCCCAAAGTAACTGGGCTTCCTTACAATTATctcttttgaaattatgCTTGAAAATCTCAGAAACAATTAAAGACTACCCTTTTTTGATGAAGTTATGCACATTACTATTAACCCGTTATTCACATTGTTTACCTGTTGACGATCAGTgcaaattgaaagaaaaaattgagtGGCTATCCTATATGTCtcataaaaataattcaaatatagtAGCACCGTACTGGGATCCATTTTTGGTTAGGAAAGTAAAATTTATAAGTAACAGAAACAAGGATGAATTGATACCTTTTGCTGAATACCAGAAGACGTCTAATAATGTTGGATTGGTTGATGGACTGCCAAGTCGTAATATTTCCGGTCCTTCTGGTGCAAATCAGCCTTTTGTTTTTAATCCATTTAACAAAGCTAACAATACAGCAATCAATAAGGACAAGTTGTTAATCAAAGatgaaatttatcaattgaaagtAAGCTTGCAAAACCCTTTTTCGTTTGAAATTGAGCTCAATGATTTGTCTATTGTAACGGATGGTACAATAGCAGTTCAAACTTTAAAAAGCTTGGTGAAATCAactagtaataataatgccTATCAGGCTCCATCGcataatttgaattcgtATAACCGAAGTAGGCCTAACAgcattaataataagatgCGATCTGCTCCCCATATCACAGCTAACCAGAAACGTTCCCAGTCTGCgcttttcaataataaccAAGGCCAACAGGAGATATCCCCTTCTTTGAATGTCTTTAACGGTACAAACAGTACGATAACGATTGGTCCAAAGTCAGTTGAACATTTATTGGTAGCATTCAAACCATTAGAATCAGGAGAACTAAACATAAAAGGATTTGAGGTTTCTCTTTCTAATTGTCAACCTCAATTTTTCCATATAATcgataaagaaatttacAAGGGATTGCTGAAAGTGAAGaagttttctaatattaatgaaaatgatcaTGAAACTGGGgataatattattgaaaatctAATCGAGAACAAGGTTGAGTCTCGAGCTATCACAAAGATTTTGACTCTTACAGTAGTTCCTCCGCAACCAAATTTATCCCTCACAAGTATTCTGTTAACTAATGGTTGGCTAATGTTGCTTGAAGGTGAAAAGtacaaattttcaattagcTTATCAAATCAATCAAATGAGCTAATTAATTAcctttcattttcattttggGATTCAACGATCGAACCTTTGAATAAGAAGCTAAATTCTATTGGGGTTAATAATAACCAAAATATGTCAGCGTCTGATATtcatgaaattgaatggCTTCTCTTAAAATTCAAGCCgttcaaaatattgaacaagGATGAAATCAGTAGCTTTTATAAGACCATTGAGCCTCGTGGAGATATTAAGATCGATTATGAAATGACTGGAAAGCGAGGCATGAATGaactgaaaataattttggaGTACGCTAACAAGCAATCCAATGATGCATTAAAGAGCTTTGTAAAACACGTTCATGTGCCTCTATGTTTATCAGTTGTTCCGTCGTTTGACATGGTAGGCTTCGATCTTTTGCCACTTTTGTCTTCTTCCCTACAAGGTCTTGAAGATAGAGAGCTGATGGTTCAAGAGGGTGACATAGTTCAAAGAAATCTTGAAGCAGTACTAAAATTTATAACCGATGTATCAGAAAAGCGATCAGAAAAGGTTTCCGATTATTGTTTGCTTGTCATTGATTTAAGAAATTCTTGGAACGAGAAGCTTCAAAGTAATCTAACTTATCAAGTTAACTCGAAGGATAAGTTTAGTGTGAAAGAAGATATATCTTCGGGAAAAACTACGAGATTCCTTCTTCCTATCAAACGAATTTCAAGCAAAGAAGCAGACTTAACCAGGCTAATTCCATCGTTACGTAACAAACAATACATCAAGAATTATCTGATTAGTGAAGAAGAGGACATGGATATGAGAGAATTGTTTTGGTTAAGAGAAAGTATTCTAGAGAAACTTACAGGAACATGGGAAACTATTCCAAACAAAAGCACAAGGCGAAGATACGGCACGATTGAATTAAGAAGTCTTAAATTAACGCCAAAAATGGCCAATGTACTTATTTATTCTAAGATACAAATGCATCATCAACtctttaatgaaaatgagCCAGACATTTCGATCAAAAGAAATGGTTCCCAGTTTCGTTTGCAGACTGAAGAATTTTACACGCTACGAACAACAATTTGCAATGACACGGATACGAGTATAACTGGTATGCTCAGACATTTGCCATATCCATTAGCATGGCCAGTCCCTCCGTCCAGTATTGTCAACAGCTTAACAACAAATTTTGCGAAGAATCAGATGACCATTGACAGACGAATCTTGATCAACGGGATACTCCAAACTAGCATAGGTGACGATTCCATGAGGCCCGGTGAGTCTAGACAACTTGATTTAAGCTTTGTCGTATTAGAAAAGGGCGAATATGAATGGGGCTCAGTTCTTGacatatttaataaagaagGGTTGAAGATTGTCGGACGCGAACCCATTTACATCTCTGCATCTTag
- a CDS encoding DEHA2G05896p (similar to uniprot|Q3E846 Saccharomyces cerevisiae YMR244C-A) yields MGLFNKEETPIKPPNKSKRKECWEARDGFFDCLEKNKIDNSLDPKEEDTVKKNCGDLRDNFQNKCVASWFKYFQEKRYNDLIRQRYIEKLESENAQPLPFKLGPR; encoded by the coding sequence ATGGGATTGTTCAATAAGGAAGAAACGCCCATAAAGCCCCCAAACAAATCCAAGAGAAAGGAATGTTGGGAAGCTCGTGATGGGTTTTTTGATTGCTtagaaaaaaataagattgataattcattagaTCCTAAAGAAGAGGATACTGTCAAGAAGAATTGCGGAGACTTGAGAGataatttccaaaataaaTGTGTAGCTAGTTGGTTCAAGTACTTTCAGGAGAAAAGATATAATGACTTAATTAGACaaagatatattgaaaaattagaatcaGAAAATGCTCAGCCATTGCCATTTAAATTAGGAccaagataa
- a CDS encoding DEHA2G05918p (similar to uniprot|P38986 Saccharomyces cerevisiae YDR321W ASP1 Cytosolic L-asparaginase), whose product MTNQKPAEPSNIEEDANYQIDIQEDKEHPIFKIKYRSNSVISIGALSDGSSYENLPTVKVLGTGGTIASKGTSSHQTAGYEVDLTIEDLIKSIPDLSTTCNLQYEQVLNLDSKDIGTHELLMLYQKIQEDLPKYDGIVITHGTDTMEETSFFLQSTLRTSKPIVMCGSMRPSTAISSDGPMNLYQAIVIAAHKDSRGRGVLVALNDRIGAGFYITKSNANSLDTFKSIGQGYVGSFVNNEVHYFFPAARPLGITYFKLSNPSALADLPEVPIIFAHQGLNNKIIEVTIKELGAKGLVFATMGAGSMSKGTNEFACKFSKEHNNIPIIYSKRSMDGMVPVGSLPKISNDKGETIEYKNAIASGYLNPQKSRILLQLCLSDGMEINEIKRVFKGVYGG is encoded by the coding sequence ATGACCAACCAGAAGCCGGCAGAGccttcaaatattgaagagGATGCtaattatcaaattgatattcaagaagacAAGGAACATCCTATCTTCAAGATTAAATACAGATCCAACTCCGTCATTAGCATCGGAGCACTTTCAGATGGATCGAGTTACGAGAACTTACCAACAGTCAAAGTGTTAGGTACAGGTGGTACTATTGCATCTAAAGGTACATCATCACACCAAACCGCGGGCTACGAAGTGGACTTGACTATTGAGGATCTTATTAAGAGTATACCAGACTTATCAACCACCTGTAATTTACAATATGAACAGGTCTTAAACCTTGACTCGAAAGATATTGGAACacatgaattattaatgttataccaaaaaattcaagaagatttaCCTAAATATGATGGTATAGTTATTACGCACGGTACTGATACCATGGAAGAAACATCATTTTTCTTGCAATCAACATTACGTACAAGCAAGCCGATCGTGATGTGCGGATCTATGCGTCCATCTACTGCCATTTCTTCAGATGGTCCTATGAACTTATACCAAGCAATCGTTATTGCGGCTCATAAAGATTCGAGAGGTAGGGGAGTCTTGGTTGCACTTAATGATAGAATCGGAGCAGGTTTCTATATCACCAAATCTAACGCTAATTCATTAGATACCTTCAAATCAATAGGTCAAGGCTATGTGGGAAGCTTCGTGAATAATGAAGTCCATTATTTTTTCCCTGCCGCAAGGCCTCTAGGCATAACCTATTTTAAGTTATCAAATCCTTCTGCGTTGGCTGATTTACCAGAGGTTCCAATTATTTTCGCTCATCAAGGTTTGAATAACAAAATCATCGAGGTGacaattaaagaattaggTGCAAAAGGTTTGGTATTTGCTACTATGGGTGCTGGGTCAATGTCCAAAGGTACTAATGAGTTTGCTtgtaaattttcaaaagaacataataatataccaATCATCTATTCTAAGAGATCTATGGATGGAATGGTTCCAGTGGGATCATTACCAAAAATTTCCAACGACAAAGgagaaacaattgaatacaaAAATGCCATTGCCAGTGGATACTTAAACCCTCAAAAGTCAAGGATTTTATTACAATTATGTCTCAGCGATGGAATGGAAATTAACGAAATTAAGAGAGTGTTTAAGGGAGTTTACGGGGGTTAG
- a CDS encoding DEHA2G05940p (similar to uniprot|P30624 Saccharomyces cerevisiae YOR317W FAA1 Long chain fatty acyl-CoA synthetase with a preference for C12:0-C16:0 fatty acids) has translation MVALTVPVGEAKAGETAPRRKSSQKAQALERPTDSKATTLVDFFEECVKRQGKRNAMGWREFIDTHVETKKVTKKVDGKDTQVNKDWVYYEYAKYSYIHYPDLLELVKDYSRGLVKLGLKPEQVDKLHIYAQTSQKWMQTFLAAQFQGIPTVTAYDTLGESGLVHSLLQTESRAIFTDNTLLPSLIRPLKEAKDVKFIIHFDDIDPNDKRMGGKYYSDAIDAKEKILKNRPDIEFISFNECVKLGKANKDIELKSPAPEDLSCIMYTSGSTGPPKGVVLSQGNILAGIAGVSTNADRSLVSNNDRIIAFLPLAHIFELTFELAAFWWGGCLGYANVKTLTDTSCRNCQSDLVEFKPHIMVGVAAVWESVRKGVLAKIRKESIFVQKIFWSAYHAKAAFKAYHIPGAGIFDVIFKKVKAATGGELRYVLNGGSPISKDAQVFVSNLIAPMLLGYGLTETCANTTIVEHKRFEYGSVGTLTGAITAKLIDVPDAGYFAKNNQGEILVTGPCVTKEYYKNEKETVDSFTPDGWFKTGDIGEWAPNGALRIIDRKKNLVKTLNGEYIALEKLESVYRSNPVVLNLCAYADQSKVKPIAIVLPNEANLKSFLADEKIYSQSDLDSKELAHLCDEKKVINAVTKHLVQTGKSQGLKGIELIQTVVLLDDEWTPQNGFVTSAQKLQRKKILASCQDKVDEAYKNS, from the coding sequence ATGGTAGCGCTTACAGTTCCAGTCGGCGAAGCTAAGGCCGGAGAAACGGCCccaagaagaaaatcatcCCAAAAGGCACAAGCGTTGGAAAGACCAACCGATTCGAAGGCAACTACATTGGTAGATTTTTTTGAGGAATGTGTTAAGAGACAAGGTAAGAGAAATGCCATGGGATGGAGAGAGTTCATTGACACGCACGTTGAGACCAAGAAGGTGACCAAGAAGGTTGATGGCAAGGACACCCAGGTGAACAAGGATTGGGTATACTACGAGTACGCCAAGTACAGTTACATTCACTACCCGGACTTGTTAGAATTGGTAAAGGATTATAGTAGGGGTCTCGTGAAGTTGGGATTGAAGCCAGAACAAGTTGACAAGTTGCACATTTATGCCCAAACATCGCAAAAATGGATGCAGACGTTTTTGGCAGCGCAATTCCAGGGTATCCCTACCGTTACAGCCTACGACACATTGGGTGAAAGTGGATTGGTACACTCATTATTACAAACTGAACTGAGGGCCATTTTCACTGATAACACTTTGTTGCCGCTGTTGATTAGACCATTGAAAGAAGCCAAGGACgttaaattcatcatccaCTTTGATGATATCGACCCTAATGATAAGAGAATGGGTGGTAAATACTACAGTGATGCCATTGACGCGAAGGaaaagattttgaagaacaGACCTGACATCGAGTTTATTTCGTTTAACGAATGTGTTAAATTGGGTAAGGCTAACAAGGACATCGAACTCAAAAGCCCTGCTCCTGAGGACTTGTCCTGTATTATGTACACCTCTGGGTCTACTGGGCCACCAAAGGGGGTTGTTCTTTCCCAAGGTAATATTCTTGCTGGTATTGCTGGTGTATCGACAAATGCCGATAGATCGCTTGTCAGCAACAATGATCGTATTATAGCATTCTTGCCATTGGCACATATTTTCGAATTGACCTTCGAATTGGCAGCATTTTGGTGGGGTGGATGCTTAGGGTATGCTAATGTTAAGACTTTGACTGACACGTCGTGTAGGAATTGTCAATCAGATTTAGTAGAATTCAAACCACATATTATGGTTGGTGTTGCTGCTGTATGGGAATCGGTTAGAAAGGGTGTGTTAGCcaaaattagaaaagaaAGTATTTTTGTCCAAAAGATCTTCTGGAGTGCATACCATGCCAAGGCAGCATTTAAGGCTTACCATATCCCAGGAGCTGGTATATTTGACGTCATCTTTAAGAAGGTTAAGGCTGCTACTGGTGGTGAATTAAGATATGTACTTAATGGGGGCTCACCGATTTCAAAGGATGCTCAAGTTTTTGTTTCTAACTTGATCGCTCCAATGTTGCTTGGTTACGGGTTAACTGAAACTTGTGCCAATACGACCATTGTTGAACATAAACGTTTTGAATATGGCAGTGTAGGTACATTGACCGGGGCAATCACTGCGAAATTGATTGACGTCCCTGATGCCGGTTACTTTGCAAAGAATAACCAGGGTGAAATTTTAGTTACTGGTCCATGTGTTACTAAGGAATACTacaagaatgaaaaagaaaccGTTGATTCATTCACTCCTGATGGCTGGTTTAAAACAGGTGATATTGGTGAATGGGCGCCAAATGGTGCGTTAAGAATCATTGACCGTAAGAAGAACTTGGTGAAGACTTTAAACGGTGAGTATATTGCATTAGAAAAGTTAGAGTCAGTTTACAGATCAAATCCAGTTGTTTTAAACTTGTGTGCATATGCAGACCAATCAAAGGTTAAACCAATTGCAATTGTTCTTCCAAACGAAGCTAATCTTAAATCATTCTTGGCGGATGAGAAAATCTATTCACAACTGGACTTAGATTCTAAGGAATTGGCTCATTTGTGTGACGAAAAGAAGGTTATCAACGCTGTCACTAAGCATTTGGTTCAAACTGGTAAGAGTCAAGGTTTAAAGGGtattgaattaattcaaaCGGTAGTTTTATTGGATGATGAATGGACCCCACAAAATGGTTTCGTCACTTCGGCTCAAAAGTtacaaagaaagaaaattttggCTTCTTGTCAAGATAAGGTTGACGAAGCTTACAAAAACTCTTAG
- a CDS encoding DEHA2G05962p (similar to uniprot|P11986 Saccharomyces cerevisiae YJL153C INO1 Inositol 1-phosphate synthase) — protein sequence MSNNIKFNSNKATKKDDTLYTKFTYENSTVETTEAGAFNVTPTAVDYEFKVDLKTPKTGLMLVGLGGNNGTTLVGSVLANKHNISFETKEGVIKPNYYGSVTQSSTLKLGVGKEGNDIYAPFNSVLPMVSPNDFVVGGWDISKLNLSDAMNRAQVLDVTLQKQLSPYMEKTTPLPSIYYPDFIALNQEDRADNVSNVDSNGKVDTNNKWKDVEKVRNDIKDFKEKNGLDKVIVLWTANTERFADVVPGVNDTADNLLKAIKDNEAEVSPSTIFAVACILDNVPYINGSPQNTFVPGAIELAEKYNSFIGGDDFKSGQTKVKSVLAQYLVDAGIRPISIASYNHLGNNDGYNLSSPKQFRSKEISKASVVDDIIESNQILYNKEKGDKIDHCIVIKYLPAVGDSKVAMDEYYSELMLGGHNKISIHNVCEDSLLATPLIIDLVVMTEFLSRVSYKKADESNYEDFYAVLTLLSYWLKAPLAKPGFKAINGLNKQRLAVENLLRLLVGLPINNELRFEERLL from the coding sequence ATGTcgaataatattaaattcaattctaataagGCTACTAAGAAGGACGATACATTGTATACCAAGTTCACATACGAAAATTCAACAGTCGAAACTACTGAAGCAGGTGCATTTAATGTCACACCAACTGCAGTTGACTATGAATTTAAAGTTGACTTGAAAACACCAAAGACCGGGTTAATGTTGGTTGGTTTAGGTGGTAACAACGGTACTACCTTGGTCGGTTCTGTTTTGGCTAACAAACACAACATTTCCTTTGAAACCAAGGAAGGTGTTATTAAGCCAAATTACTATGGTTCTGTTACCCAATCGTCCACTCTTAAATTAGGTGTAGGCAAGGAAGGTAACGACATATATGCTCCATTTAATTCCGTCTTACCAATGGTTAGTCCAAATGACTTTGTTGTCGGCGGTTGGGATATCAGTAAGCTTAACTTGAGTGATGCCATGAATAGAGCTCAGGTGTTAGATGTTACATTACAAAAACAATTATCACCATACATGGAAAAAACCACACCTTTGCCATCTATCTACTATCCAGATTTCATTGCTTTGAACCAAGAAGATAGAGCCGATAACGTCTCTAATGTTGATTCTAACGGTAAGGTTGACACTAACAACAAATGGAAGGATGTCGAAAAAGTCAGAAACGAtatcaaagatttcaagGAAAAGAATGGATTAGACAAGGTTATTGTTCTTTGGACCGCTAACACTGAAAGATTTGCAGATGTGGTACCAGGTGTCAATGATACTGCAGACAATTTGCTTAAAGCCAtcaaagataatgaagcTGAAGTTTCTCCATCCACTATTTTTGCTGTTGCTTGTATTTTGGACAACGTTCCATACATCAATGGTTCTCCTCAAAACACCTTTGTTCCAGGGGCTATTGAATTagctgaaaaatataacaGTTTCATTGGTGGTGATGATTTCAAGAGTGGTCAAACCAAGGTTAAGTCAGTATTGGCACAATACTTGGTTGATGCCGGTATTAGACCAATCTCGATTGCATCATACAATCATTTAGGTAACAATGATGGATACAACTTGTCGTCTCCAAAGCAATTCAGATCAAAGGAAATTTCCAAGGCATCagttgttgatgatattattgaatctAACCAAATCTTGTATAATAAGGAAAAGGGTGACAAGATTGACCATTGTATTGTCATCAAGTACCTTCCAGCTGTTGGTGATTCCAAGGTTGCCATGGATGAATACTACTCAGAATTAATGTTGGGAGGACACAACAAGATTTCTATCCACAATGTTTGTGAAGACTCGTTATTAGCCACTCCTTTGATCATTGACTTGGTAGTTATGACTGAATTCTTATCCAGAGTTAGCTACAAGAAGGCTGACGAGTCAAACTACGAAGACTTCTACGCTGTGTTGACCTTATTAAGTTACTGGTTAAAAGCACCATTGGCCAAGCCAGGTTTCAAAGCTATTAATGGTTTAAACAAGCAAAGATTAGCTGTTGAGAACTTATTGCGTTTGTTAGTAGGGTTACCAATTAACAACGAATTGAGATTCGAAGAAAGGTTATTATAG